One Solanum lycopersicum chromosome 4, SLM_r2.1 DNA window includes the following coding sequences:
- the LOC101264510 gene encoding two-component response regulator ARR14 isoform X2 yields MVSMSGEVATCKSEATVVTDHFPVGLRVLVVDDDVVCLRIIEQMLRRCKYSVTTCTQAMVALNLLREKRGTFDIVLSDVHMPDMDGFKLLELVGLEMDLPVIMMSGDGRTNLVMRGVQHGACDYLIKPIRDEELKNIWQHVVRKRYNSSKEPECSGSLDDNDRYRRRSDDAECASSVIEGADGVLKPQKKKREAKEDDTEMENDDPSTTKKPRVVWSVELHQQFVSAVNQLGIDKAVPKRILELMNVPGLTRENVASHLQKFRLYLKRLSGVVQQQGGLPSTFCGPIEQNSELGSLGRFDIQALAASGQIPPETLTALHAELLGRSTSNLVLPAVEQQNLVQVSLQQAKCIPVDQVMAYGQPLLKCPASISNSKHLSQAILSAEDVHSGFGSQRAKNICMVPSSNPIAPNSNMLTAMMQQQQWQKQQQIELQHRQSGPPEVNRSINVQPSCLVLPSQLPGHFQVGDSPASISRAGSLSKSSVIDYGVLSPQSNNSSGVVQVLDRELKPECGLNRLPSGGSLSRSCSINADNSVDLQLHNSSSAFGSSKQLPGLIPSHLGSPVPYCINSSLVLDQGRMKGASIPSRFAVDESDSPMCNFNTAKIYLEETKVKQEPNMNVMENAKVGPAIFQKFQPGDLMSVFSD; encoded by the exons ATGGTAAGTATGAGTGGCGAAGTTGCCACGTGTAAGTCGGAAGCTACGGTTGTCACTGATCACTTTCCAGTAGGGTTAAGAGTCCTTGTAGTTGATGACGACGTTGTTTGCCTCCGAATTATTGAGCAAATGCTTCGCAGATGCAAGTATTCAG TTACTACTTGCACGCAAGCTATGGTGGCATTAAATCTATTACGTGAAAAAAGGGGGACTTTTGATATTGTACTGAGTGATGTTCATATGCCTGATATGGATGGTTTTAAACTTCTTGAGCTTGTTGGGTTGGAAATGGACCTTCCAGTAATAA TGATGTCAGGTGATGGAAGAACCAACCTCGTCATGAGGGGAGTTCAACATGGGGCTTGTGATTATTTGATTAAGCCTATACGGGACGAGGAGCTAAAGAATATCTGGCAGCATGTTGTTAGAAAAAGATATAACTCCAGTAAAGAGCCTGAATGCTCTGGTAGCTTGGATGATAATGATCGGTATAGGCGAAGAAGTGATGATGCTGAATGTGCTTCTTCTGTAATCGAAGGCGCAGATGGAGTGCTAAAACCACAGAAAAAGAAACGAGAAGCCAAAGAAGACGACACtgaaatggaaaatgatgaCCCAAGTACTACCAAAAAGCCACGTGTGGTCTGGTCAGTGGAGCTCCATCAGCAATTTGTTAGTGCAGTCAACCAACTTGGCATTGATA AGGCTGTACCTAAGAGAATCCTTGAACTGATGAATGTTCCTGGTTTGACAAGAGAAAATGTGGCAAGCCATCTGCAG AAATTTAGGCTATACTTGAAGAGGTTAAGTGGAGTAGTTCAACAGCAGGGTGGCCTCCCCAGTACCTTCTGTGGGCCAATAGAGCAGAATTCAGAACTTGGTTCACTTGGAAGATTTGACATTCAAGCACTGGCAGCATCTGGCCAAATTCCTCCTGAAACTTTGACAGCTCTTCATGCTGAACTTTTAGGTAGATCGACAAGTAACTTGGTTTTACCAGCAGTAGAGCAACAGAATCTCGTACAAGTTTCCCTGCAGCAAGCAAAGTGCATACCTGTTGACCAAGTTATGGCTTATGGTCAGCCTCTGTTGAAATGCCCTGCCAGCATTTCTAATTCTAAACATCTTTCTCAAGCTATCTTGTCTGCTGAAGATGTTCATTCCGGATTTGGATCGCAGCGagcaaaaaatatatgtatggtCCCTAGCAGCAATCCCATTGCTCCGAACAGCAACATGTTAACGGCAATGATGCAACAGCAGCAATGGCAAAAGCAGCAGCAGATTGAACTGCAACATAGACAGTCTGGACCTCCTGAGGTCAACCGTTCAATTAATGTGCAACCTTCTTGCCTTGTATTGCCCTCTCAGTTACCAGGTCATTTCCAAGTGGGAGATAGTCCTGCTTCCATCAGCCGCGCCGGCAGTCTGAGTAAATCTTCGGTTATTGATTATGGAGTTCTGTCGCCACAATCAAATAATTCATCAGGTGTGGTTCAAGTGTTAGACAGGGAACTCAAACCAGAATGTGGCTTAAACAGGCTCCCCAGCGGAGGTTCTCTCTCTCGGTCATGCTCGATAAATGCTGACAATAGTGTTGATCTGCAGCTTCATAACTCGAGCTCAGCATTTGGTTCTTCTAAACAACTACCAGGCCTTATCCCAAGCCATTTGGGCTCACCGGTTCCATATTGTATTAACTCAAGCCTGGTTCTTGATCAAGGACGTATGAAAGGTGCCTCCATTCCCAGCCGTTTTGCAGTAGATGAGTCTGATTCGCCAATGTGCAACTTCAATACTGCAAAAATCTATCTTGAGGAAACTAAAGTTAAGCAGGAGCCTAACATGAATGTCATGGAAAATGCTAAAGTTGGTCCAgcgatttttcaaaaatttcaaccgGGTGATCTTATGAGTGTCTTCAGTGACTAG
- the LOC101264510 gene encoding two-component response regulator ARR14 isoform X1, giving the protein MVSMSGEVATCKSEATVVTDHFPVGLRVLVVDDDVVCLRIIEQMLRRCKYSVTTCTQAMVALNLLREKRGTFDIVLSDVHMPDMDGFKLLELVGLEMDLPVIMMSGDGRTNLVMRGVQHGACDYLIKPIRDEELKNIWQHVVRKRYNSSKEPECSGSLDDNDRYRRRSDDAECASSVIEGADGVLKPQKKKREAKEDDTEMENDDPSTTKKPRVVWSVELHQQFVSAVNQLGIDKAVPKRILELMNVPGLTRENVASHLQENQKFRLYLKRLSGVVQQQGGLPSTFCGPIEQNSELGSLGRFDIQALAASGQIPPETLTALHAELLGRSTSNLVLPAVEQQNLVQVSLQQAKCIPVDQVMAYGQPLLKCPASISNSKHLSQAILSAEDVHSGFGSQRAKNICMVPSSNPIAPNSNMLTAMMQQQQWQKQQQIELQHRQSGPPEVNRSINVQPSCLVLPSQLPGHFQVGDSPASISRAGSLSKSSVIDYGVLSPQSNNSSGVVQVLDRELKPECGLNRLPSGGSLSRSCSINADNSVDLQLHNSSSAFGSSKQLPGLIPSHLGSPVPYCINSSLVLDQGRMKGASIPSRFAVDESDSPMCNFNTAKIYLEETKVKQEPNMNVMENAKVGPAIFQKFQPGDLMSVFSD; this is encoded by the exons ATGGTAAGTATGAGTGGCGAAGTTGCCACGTGTAAGTCGGAAGCTACGGTTGTCACTGATCACTTTCCAGTAGGGTTAAGAGTCCTTGTAGTTGATGACGACGTTGTTTGCCTCCGAATTATTGAGCAAATGCTTCGCAGATGCAAGTATTCAG TTACTACTTGCACGCAAGCTATGGTGGCATTAAATCTATTACGTGAAAAAAGGGGGACTTTTGATATTGTACTGAGTGATGTTCATATGCCTGATATGGATGGTTTTAAACTTCTTGAGCTTGTTGGGTTGGAAATGGACCTTCCAGTAATAA TGATGTCAGGTGATGGAAGAACCAACCTCGTCATGAGGGGAGTTCAACATGGGGCTTGTGATTATTTGATTAAGCCTATACGGGACGAGGAGCTAAAGAATATCTGGCAGCATGTTGTTAGAAAAAGATATAACTCCAGTAAAGAGCCTGAATGCTCTGGTAGCTTGGATGATAATGATCGGTATAGGCGAAGAAGTGATGATGCTGAATGTGCTTCTTCTGTAATCGAAGGCGCAGATGGAGTGCTAAAACCACAGAAAAAGAAACGAGAAGCCAAAGAAGACGACACtgaaatggaaaatgatgaCCCAAGTACTACCAAAAAGCCACGTGTGGTCTGGTCAGTGGAGCTCCATCAGCAATTTGTTAGTGCAGTCAACCAACTTGGCATTGATA AGGCTGTACCTAAGAGAATCCTTGAACTGATGAATGTTCCTGGTTTGACAAGAGAAAATGTGGCAAGCCATCTGCAG GAAAATCAG AAATTTAGGCTATACTTGAAGAGGTTAAGTGGAGTAGTTCAACAGCAGGGTGGCCTCCCCAGTACCTTCTGTGGGCCAATAGAGCAGAATTCAGAACTTGGTTCACTTGGAAGATTTGACATTCAAGCACTGGCAGCATCTGGCCAAATTCCTCCTGAAACTTTGACAGCTCTTCATGCTGAACTTTTAGGTAGATCGACAAGTAACTTGGTTTTACCAGCAGTAGAGCAACAGAATCTCGTACAAGTTTCCCTGCAGCAAGCAAAGTGCATACCTGTTGACCAAGTTATGGCTTATGGTCAGCCTCTGTTGAAATGCCCTGCCAGCATTTCTAATTCTAAACATCTTTCTCAAGCTATCTTGTCTGCTGAAGATGTTCATTCCGGATTTGGATCGCAGCGagcaaaaaatatatgtatggtCCCTAGCAGCAATCCCATTGCTCCGAACAGCAACATGTTAACGGCAATGATGCAACAGCAGCAATGGCAAAAGCAGCAGCAGATTGAACTGCAACATAGACAGTCTGGACCTCCTGAGGTCAACCGTTCAATTAATGTGCAACCTTCTTGCCTTGTATTGCCCTCTCAGTTACCAGGTCATTTCCAAGTGGGAGATAGTCCTGCTTCCATCAGCCGCGCCGGCAGTCTGAGTAAATCTTCGGTTATTGATTATGGAGTTCTGTCGCCACAATCAAATAATTCATCAGGTGTGGTTCAAGTGTTAGACAGGGAACTCAAACCAGAATGTGGCTTAAACAGGCTCCCCAGCGGAGGTTCTCTCTCTCGGTCATGCTCGATAAATGCTGACAATAGTGTTGATCTGCAGCTTCATAACTCGAGCTCAGCATTTGGTTCTTCTAAACAACTACCAGGCCTTATCCCAAGCCATTTGGGCTCACCGGTTCCATATTGTATTAACTCAAGCCTGGTTCTTGATCAAGGACGTATGAAAGGTGCCTCCATTCCCAGCCGTTTTGCAGTAGATGAGTCTGATTCGCCAATGTGCAACTTCAATACTGCAAAAATCTATCTTGAGGAAACTAAAGTTAAGCAGGAGCCTAACATGAATGTCATGGAAAATGCTAAAGTTGGTCCAgcgatttttcaaaaatttcaaccgGGTGATCTTATGAGTGTCTTCAGTGACTAG
- the LOC101264206 gene encoding uncharacterized protein, producing the protein MLDWGPVLVSVILFILLSPGLLFQLPGHRHCVEFGNFHTSGASIMIHTLLYFALVCVFFLAVKVHLYLG; encoded by the coding sequence ATGTTGGATTGGGGTCCAGTTTTGGTCTCAGTTATATTGTTCATCCTGTTATCTCCAGGATTGTTGTTTCAACTTCCAGGGCATAGGCATTGTGTTGAATTTGGAAATTTTCATACAAGTGGAGCTTCAATTATGATTCATACTTTGCTCTATTTTGCTCTTGTTTGTGTCTTCTTTCTGGCTGTTAAGGTTCATCTCTACCTTGGTTAA